A stretch of Janibacter endophyticus DNA encodes these proteins:
- a CDS encoding gluconokinase: protein MTSDPRAVRHIVVMGASGAGKTTLAQGIVDATGWDFLEGDELHPPENVAKMTSGRPLTDEDRWPWLRSVGEWISEREAKGEPAVIACSALRRVYRDLLREGREHVEFLMIEVPAEELHRRLEERTDHYMKASMLQSQLDTLEPLEADEPGVTLRSGGDEGQALADALVELDLQGRDQAGRA, encoded by the coding sequence ATGACCTCTGACCCGCGAGCCGTCCGCCACATCGTCGTCATGGGTGCCTCCGGCGCCGGAAAGACGACCCTGGCCCAGGGCATCGTCGACGCGACCGGCTGGGACTTCCTCGAGGGGGACGAGCTGCACCCGCCGGAGAACGTCGCGAAGATGACCTCCGGCCGGCCGCTGACCGACGAGGACCGGTGGCCGTGGTTGCGTTCCGTGGGGGAGTGGATCAGTGAGCGGGAGGCGAAGGGGGAGCCGGCCGTCATCGCCTGCTCGGCACTCCGACGCGTTTACCGCGACCTGCTGCGCGAGGGACGCGAGCACGTGGAGTTCCTCATGATCGAGGTCCCCGCCGAGGAGCTGCACCGTCGGCTCGAGGAGCGCACCGACCACTACATGAAGGCGTCGATGCTTCAGTCCCAGCTCGACACCCTCGAGCCGCTCGAGGCCGACGAGCCGGGCGTGACGCTGCGCTCCGGCGGCGACGAGGGCCAGGCCCTGGCCGACGCCCTCGTCGAGCTGGACCTGCAGGGCCGGGATCAGGCCGGCAGGGCGTAG
- a CDS encoding acyl-CoA dehydrogenase family protein, with amino-acid sequence MPCFRSHRRHEETTVTTRPQTPLGLFGTDTLIGEEDRAIRDTVRRFVDARIRPEIADWYEAASIPVRELAKELGSLGVLGMHLEGYGCAGTSATAYGLACMELEAGDSGLRSLVSVQGSLAMFAIWKHGSEEQKQEWLPRMAAGEAIGCFGLTEPDFGSDPGGMRTRAVRDGDDWVLNGSKMWITNGSVADVAVVWAQTDERIRGFVVPAGTPGFSAPEIKKKMSLRASVTSELVLDDVRLPADAVLPEVSGLSGPLSCLSEARYGIVFGSLGAARDCLESAIAYSQDRAIFDKPLAAYQITQTKLADMTLELGKGMLLALQLGRLKDEGTLRPEQVSLGKLNNVRESIAIAREARTIFGAAGITLEHPIMRHANNLESVLTYEGTSEVHQLIIGRALTGEAAFR; translated from the coding sequence ATGCCATGCTTTCGGAGCCATCGCAGACATGAGGAGACAACCGTGACCACACGACCCCAGACCCCGCTCGGGCTCTTCGGGACCGACACCCTGATCGGCGAGGAGGACCGTGCGATCCGCGACACGGTGCGGCGCTTCGTCGACGCCCGGATCCGTCCAGAGATCGCCGACTGGTACGAGGCAGCCAGCATCCCCGTCCGTGAGCTGGCCAAGGAGCTCGGCTCGCTCGGCGTGCTCGGGATGCACCTCGAGGGCTACGGCTGCGCCGGCACGAGCGCCACCGCGTACGGTCTTGCCTGCATGGAGCTCGAGGCCGGGGACTCCGGCCTCCGCTCGCTGGTGAGCGTCCAGGGCTCGCTGGCGATGTTCGCCATCTGGAAGCACGGCTCCGAGGAGCAGAAGCAGGAGTGGCTCCCCCGGATGGCGGCGGGCGAGGCCATCGGCTGCTTCGGTCTCACCGAGCCGGACTTCGGGTCCGACCCCGGCGGGATGCGCACCCGCGCGGTCCGTGACGGCGACGACTGGGTGCTCAACGGCAGCAAGATGTGGATCACCAACGGGTCCGTCGCCGACGTGGCCGTGGTCTGGGCCCAGACGGACGAGCGGATCCGCGGCTTCGTCGTCCCGGCCGGCACCCCGGGCTTCTCGGCGCCGGAGATCAAGAAGAAGATGTCGCTGCGTGCCAGCGTCACCTCCGAGCTGGTCCTCGACGACGTACGGCTCCCCGCCGACGCCGTGCTGCCCGAGGTCTCGGGCCTGTCCGGGCCGTTGTCCTGCCTCAGCGAGGCGCGCTACGGGATCGTCTTCGGCTCGCTCGGTGCGGCTCGTGACTGCCTGGAGAGCGCGATCGCCTACAGCCAGGACCGGGCGATCTTCGACAAGCCGCTCGCGGCCTACCAGATCACCCAGACCAAGCTCGCGGACATGACCCTCGAGCTCGGCAAGGGGATGCTCCTCGCGCTCCAGCTCGGTCGGCTCAAGGACGAGGGCACGCTGCGGCCCGAGCAGGTATCGCTCGGCAAGCTGAACAACGTCCGTGAGTCCATCGCGATCGCCCGGGAGGCCCGGACGATCTTCGGGGCGGCCGGCATCACGCTGGAGCACCCGATCATGCGTCACGCGAACAACCTCGAGTCGGTGCTCACCTACGAGGGGACGAGCGAGGTGCACCAGCTGATCATCGGGCGGGCACTCACCGGCGAGGCTGCATTCCGGTGA
- a CDS encoding 2-hydroxyacid dehydrogenase — protein sequence MDVVMISRAGRASLTDHGLARIESVARLRAVQRGSAPSPEEAKDLLRDATVLAATNICLPRLDADLLDACPRLRAVVIYATGYEHVDRDLLASRGVELHTLPCYATVAVAEHALTLVMTQATRAVLANDRSRGSAPADVSLRGVELAGRTLGILGTGRIGSRLGVIASGIGMRVVGTDIDEQASRRARALGIAPVDLDRLVRESDVIAVCASTTPGAPPLLGPDEIAAMRPGAFLVNVGRPPLVDTGAAICALRSQGLRGYAVDEIVADPAEHADVVAEGRLLQTAHSAWWRDEVLERGSQMFGEAVLEALGHATDAANSSVAS from the coding sequence ATGGACGTCGTGATGATCAGCAGGGCCGGTCGGGCATCGCTCACCGACCACGGCCTCGCACGCATCGAGTCCGTGGCCAGACTGCGCGCCGTGCAGCGCGGCTCGGCGCCTTCGCCGGAGGAGGCCAAGGATCTCCTCCGCGATGCCACCGTGCTCGCAGCGACGAACATCTGCCTCCCCCGCCTCGACGCGGATCTCCTCGACGCCTGCCCCCGGCTGCGGGCCGTCGTCATCTACGCCACCGGGTACGAGCACGTCGACCGGGACCTGCTGGCCTCGCGTGGCGTCGAGCTGCACACCCTGCCGTGCTACGCGACGGTCGCGGTCGCCGAGCACGCCCTGACGCTCGTCATGACCCAGGCGACCCGCGCCGTGCTCGCCAACGACCGGTCCCGGGGCTCCGCGCCGGCGGACGTCTCCCTCCGCGGGGTCGAGCTCGCGGGACGCACCCTCGGCATCCTCGGGACCGGCCGGATCGGTAGTCGTCTCGGGGTCATCGCCTCCGGCATCGGCATGCGGGTCGTCGGCACCGACATCGACGAGCAGGCCAGCCGTCGCGCCCGCGCCCTGGGCATCGCACCCGTCGACCTCGACCGACTCGTCCGCGAGAGCGACGTCATCGCGGTCTGCGCCTCGACGACCCCGGGCGCGCCACCCCTGCTCGGCCCTGACGAGATCGCCGCCATGCGCCCAGGAGCCTTCCTCGTCAACGTCGGGCGTCCGCCGCTCGTCGACACCGGTGCCGCGATCTGCGCCCTGCGCTCGCAGGGCCTCCGCGGCTATGCCGTCGACGAGATCGTCGCCGATCCGGCGGAGCACGCGGATGTCGTCGCAGAGGGGCGGCTCCTGCAGACCGCGCACAGCGCGTGGTGGCGCGACGAGGTGCTCGAGCGCGGATCCCAGATGTTCGGCGAGGCAGTCCTCGAGGCCCTGGGCCACGCGACCGACGCCGCGAACTCCTCGGTGGCGTCGTGA
- a CDS encoding CaiB/BaiF CoA transferase family protein produces the protein MRSDPAPGALDGVRVADFSRVLAAPYATMLLADLGAEVIKVERPGVGDETRAWGPPWSDEGEATYFLSVNRNKESRVIDLSSPEGRQAALDLVAECDVVIDNFRSGTMERLGLGPDELLDRHPGLVVCSVTGFGSGEGASLPGYDLVVQAVGGLMSVTGSEESGPMKAGVALVDVITGLHATIGIQAALRHRDRTGEGQRVEVNLLSSMLSAMVNQASAYVVTGQVPQAMGNLHPSIAPYELLTTADRPLAVAAANDKLFALLAEGIGRPELARDPRFARNSDRVSHRRVLVAELEDVLREQPADHWFEVLSGLGVPCGPINDLQQAFDLADRLGLQPVQEIAEPGRPPVRTVAHPITLSRTPATYRTPPPLLPPSPGTSQAGGA, from the coding sequence GTGAGATCCGACCCGGCCCCCGGGGCCCTCGACGGGGTGCGTGTCGCCGACTTCAGCAGGGTGCTGGCGGCGCCGTACGCGACGATGCTCCTGGCGGACCTGGGGGCCGAGGTCATCAAGGTCGAGCGCCCAGGCGTGGGGGACGAGACCCGCGCCTGGGGGCCGCCCTGGTCGGACGAGGGGGAGGCGACGTACTTCCTCTCCGTCAACCGCAACAAGGAGTCGCGGGTCATCGACCTCTCCTCACCCGAGGGGAGGCAGGCCGCGCTCGACCTCGTCGCGGAGTGCGACGTCGTCATCGACAACTTCCGCAGCGGCACCATGGAGCGGCTCGGGCTCGGCCCGGACGAGCTCCTCGACCGGCACCCCGGCCTCGTCGTCTGCTCGGTCACGGGTTTCGGCTCGGGCGAAGGAGCGTCCCTGCCCGGGTACGACCTCGTCGTCCAGGCGGTCGGCGGCCTGATGTCGGTCACCGGGTCCGAGGAGTCCGGCCCGATGAAGGCCGGGGTCGCGCTCGTCGACGTCATCACCGGCCTGCACGCGACCATCGGGATCCAGGCCGCGCTGCGGCACCGGGATCGCACCGGCGAGGGCCAGCGGGTCGAGGTCAACCTCCTCTCCTCGATGCTCTCGGCCATGGTCAACCAGGCCTCCGCCTACGTCGTCACCGGCCAGGTGCCGCAGGCGATGGGCAACCTCCACCCGAGCATCGCGCCGTACGAGCTGCTCACGACCGCCGACCGTCCCCTGGCGGTCGCCGCGGCCAACGACAAGCTCTTCGCCCTGCTCGCCGAGGGCATCGGCCGACCGGAGCTCGCCCGCGACCCGCGCTTCGCGCGCAACTCCGACCGGGTCTCCCACCGTCGCGTGCTCGTCGCCGAGCTCGAGGACGTCCTGCGCGAGCAGCCCGCTGACCACTGGTTCGAGGTGCTCTCCGGCCTCGGGGTCCCGTGCGGGCCGATCAACGACCTCCAGCAGGCCTTCGACCTCGCCGATCGGCTCGGGCTGCAGCCCGTCCAAGAGATCGCCGAGCCCGGCCGCCCGCCGGTCAGGACCGTCGCCCACCCGATCACCCTGTCCCGGACGCCGGCGACGTACCGCACGCCGCCCCCGCTGCTCCCCCCTTCGCCCGGGACGTCCCAGGCAGGCGGGGCGTGA
- the ku gene encoding non-homologous end joining protein Ku encodes MRAIWKGAVSFGLVNVPVRLYSATENHDVQFRQVHVADGGRIRYKRICQIDGEEVPYDDIAKGYETEDGEMVILTDEDLKDLPTRSSKEISVEKFVPSDQIDPIYLDKTYYLEPDKSAQKPYVLLRDALEGEDRVAIATVSIRTRMTMAVLRVRDGLIVMQTMLWPDEVRSTDQFGDLGEDMHATDKELSMAQVLIDQLADDFDPDDYEDDYANAVKALVMAKVEGGEVKAAPEDEEEGGEVVDLLAALARSVEKAKSRRGESTGAKGEESGAEQPAPTTAGAKAPAKKTAKKAPARKAAAKKTATKAAAKKTTAKKSATKSTAKKTPAKKAG; translated from the coding sequence ATGCGAGCGATCTGGAAGGGCGCGGTCTCCTTCGGTCTGGTCAATGTCCCGGTGCGGCTGTACTCGGCGACGGAGAACCACGACGTGCAGTTCCGTCAGGTGCACGTCGCGGACGGCGGCCGGATCCGTTACAAGCGGATCTGCCAGATCGATGGCGAGGAGGTGCCTTACGACGACATCGCGAAGGGGTACGAGACCGAGGACGGCGAGATGGTCATCCTCACCGACGAGGACCTCAAGGACCTGCCGACGCGCTCCAGCAAGGAGATCAGCGTCGAGAAGTTCGTCCCCTCGGACCAGATCGACCCGATCTACCTCGACAAGACGTACTACCTCGAGCCGGACAAGAGCGCGCAGAAGCCGTACGTCCTGCTGCGCGACGCGCTGGAGGGGGAGGACCGGGTCGCGATCGCGACCGTGTCCATCCGCACCCGGATGACGATGGCGGTGCTCCGCGTCCGCGACGGGCTGATCGTCATGCAGACGATGCTCTGGCCCGACGAGGTGCGCTCCACCGACCAGTTCGGCGACCTTGGCGAGGACATGCACGCCACCGACAAGGAGCTGTCGATGGCGCAGGTGCTCATCGACCAGCTCGCCGACGACTTCGACCCCGACGACTACGAGGACGACTACGCCAACGCGGTCAAGGCGCTCGTCATGGCCAAGGTCGAGGGCGGCGAGGTCAAGGCCGCGCCCGAGGACGAGGAGGAGGGCGGCGAGGTCGTCGACCTGCTCGCGGCGCTCGCGCGCTCGGTCGAGAAGGCCAAGTCCCGCCGCGGGGAGTCCACCGGGGCGAAGGGGGAGGAGTCTGGGGCCGAGCAGCCGGCGCCGACGACCGCTGGAGCCAAGGCTCCTGCGAAGAAGACGGCGAAGAAGGCGCCGGCGAGGAAGGCCGCGGCGAAGAAGACCGCGACCAAGGCGGCCGCGAAGAAGACCACGGCGAAGAAGTCGGCGACGAAGAGCACCGCGAAGAAGACCCCGGCGAAGAAGGCCGGCTGA
- a CDS encoding amino-acid N-acetyltransferase — MSKTDVVVRHARTADVRAIRELVQPLAERRVLVSKDAVAYFEGIQEFRVAEIDGVVVGCGAVHVMWEDLAEIRTLAVGADHLGLGVGSVLLETLLDDARALGVERIFCLTFETDFFERHGFSEIEGQAVDPEVYTELLRSYDEGVAEFLDLERVKPNTLGNSRMLRQL, encoded by the coding sequence GTGTCCAAGACCGATGTCGTCGTCCGCCACGCTCGCACCGCGGACGTCCGGGCGATCCGTGAGCTCGTCCAGCCGCTCGCCGAGCGCCGGGTCCTCGTGAGCAAGGACGCGGTCGCGTACTTCGAGGGGATCCAGGAGTTCCGGGTCGCCGAGATCGACGGCGTCGTCGTCGGTTGCGGCGCCGTGCACGTCATGTGGGAGGACCTCGCCGAGATCCGCACGCTGGCCGTCGGGGCGGACCACCTGGGCCTCGGGGTCGGGTCGGTGCTCCTCGAGACGCTGCTCGACGACGCCCGTGCGCTCGGTGTGGAGCGGATCTTCTGCCTGACCTTCGAGACCGACTTCTTCGAGCGGCACGGGTTCAGCGAGATCGAGGGGCAGGCCGTCGACCCCGAGGTGTACACCGAGCTCCTCCGCTCGTACGACGAGGGTGTCGCCGAGTTCCTCGACCTCGAGCGGGTCAAGCCCAACACCCTCGGCAACTCCAGGATGCTTCGCCAGCTCTGA
- the lhgO gene encoding L-2-hydroxyglutarate oxidase, which produces MTRLRAAVVGGGIIGTAVARHLAREHGADVTLLEKEDRLAAHQTGHNSGVVHAGLYYEPGSLKATLCRRGVGLLQDFVAQHDIAYDECGKVVVALDDVQAGRLGPLHERAVANGVPGVRLVEGDELREIEPGVAGVRAIHSPRTAIVDFPAVTEALGAELVEAGGAVRLGHEVRSISVRGGGVRVGTTTKGGPGGSEDGGEFALVVACGGLQSDRLAALLGERRDPRIVPFYGDYFVLPREQRPVVRGMVYPVPDPRYPFLGVHVTPRVDGVLTLGPNAFLSLGRESYERGRPVARDVRDVVGYPGFWRFAARNVPAAVRETRTALSSGQFLREAVRYVPGLDVSRAVRGTRGVRAQAMAGDGRLVDDFVITGTDRVVVVRNAPSPGATSALAIAEHIAAEAMRRRSGR; this is translated from the coding sequence GTGACGCGGCTTCGGGCCGCCGTCGTCGGCGGCGGCATCATCGGGACTGCGGTGGCGCGCCACCTGGCCCGCGAGCACGGCGCCGACGTCACCCTGCTCGAGAAGGAGGACCGCCTCGCGGCCCACCAGACCGGGCACAACAGCGGGGTGGTCCACGCCGGTCTCTACTACGAGCCGGGGAGCCTCAAGGCCACCCTGTGCCGCCGCGGCGTCGGCCTCCTCCAGGACTTCGTCGCGCAGCACGACATCGCCTACGACGAGTGCGGCAAGGTCGTCGTCGCGCTCGACGACGTGCAGGCGGGACGGCTCGGCCCGCTCCACGAGCGAGCGGTGGCCAACGGGGTGCCGGGTGTCCGGCTCGTCGAGGGTGACGAGCTGCGCGAGATCGAGCCCGGGGTGGCCGGGGTGCGGGCCATCCACTCGCCCCGGACGGCCATCGTGGACTTCCCTGCCGTCACCGAGGCGCTCGGCGCCGAGCTCGTCGAGGCGGGCGGTGCGGTCCGCCTCGGCCACGAGGTCAGGAGCATCAGCGTGCGGGGCGGCGGGGTCCGGGTCGGCACGACGACGAAGGGGGGGCCCGGCGGGTCCGAGGACGGCGGGGAGTTCGCCCTCGTCGTGGCCTGCGGCGGGCTGCAGAGCGACCGTCTCGCCGCGCTGCTCGGTGAGCGGCGGGACCCACGGATCGTGCCCTTCTACGGCGACTACTTCGTCCTGCCTCGTGAGCAGCGCCCGGTGGTCCGGGGGATGGTCTACCCCGTCCCGGACCCGCGCTACCCCTTCCTCGGGGTCCACGTGACCCCGCGCGTCGACGGCGTGCTCACGCTCGGGCCCAACGCCTTCCTCTCGCTGGGCCGGGAGTCCTACGAGCGCGGCCGGCCGGTGGCACGCGACGTGCGCGACGTCGTCGGCTACCCGGGCTTCTGGCGCTTCGCCGCCCGCAACGTCCCGGCGGCGGTCCGCGAGACCCGCACGGCGCTCAGCTCAGGGCAGTTCCTCCGGGAGGCCGTGCGGTACGTACCCGGCCTCGACGTCTCCCGCGCGGTCCGCGGGACCCGCGGGGTCAGGGCCCAGGCGATGGCCGGTGACGGCCGGCTCGTCGACGACTTCGTCATCACCGGGACCGACCGGGTGGTCGTCGTGCGCAACGCCCCGTCGCCGGGAGCGACGTCCGCGCTGGCGATCGCGGAGCACATCGCCGCCGAGGCGATGCGGCGCCGCTCCGGCCGGTAG
- a CDS encoding ATP-dependent Clp protease ATP-binding subunit yields MFERFTDRARRVVVLAQEEARLLNHNYIGTEHILLGLIHEGEGVASKALESLGISLEQVREQVQDIIGPGQQAPTGHIPFTPRAKKVLELSLREALQLGHNYIGTEHILLGLIREGEGVAAQVLVKLGADLGRVRQTVIQLISGYQGGKEGQAAGVGASSGPAEGQPAGSLVLDQFGRNLTQAARDNTLDPIVGRDKEIERVMQTLSRRTKNNPVLVGEPGVGKSSIVEGLASKIVEGDVPETLKDKQLYTLDLGSLVAGSRYRGDFEERLKKVLKEIKTRGDIILFIDEIHTLVGAGAAEGAIDAASILKPMLARGELQTIGATTLDEYRKHIEKDSALERRFQPIQVDEPSIADAIDMLKKLRDRYEAHHGVTITDEAIVSAVTLSDRYVNDRFLPDKAIDLIDEAGARLRIFRLSAPPAAKEVDEKIAAVRRDKESAIDGQDFELAARLRDDEKNLLKEKATLEEEWKSGRLDEAVQLDEEHVAEILTMSTGVPVGKLSENDATRLLKMEEELHKRVIGNDLAIKALSQSIRRTRAGLKDPRRPGGSFIFAGPTGVGKTELAKALAEFLFGDEDALITLDMSEFSEKHTASRLFGSPPGYVGYDEGGQLTEKVRRKPFSVVLFDEVEKAHPDIFNSLLQVLEEGRLTDSQGRVVDFKNTVIIMTTNLGSREIKAVSLGFAAGTDSGTEYEKMKASVTSALRDHFRPEFLNRVDETIVFPRLTEAEIVQIVDLEIAKLDTRLKDKDMGIELTPAAKALLAHRGYDPALGARPLKRTIQREIEDQIAEKIIFGELTPGTIIGVDIEGEGKSANFTFAGTHKPDVDDVAVAVVTGEAGPAPQG; encoded by the coding sequence ATGTTCGAACGGTTCACCGACAGGGCCCGCCGAGTCGTCGTGCTCGCGCAGGAGGAGGCACGCCTCCTCAACCACAACTACATCGGCACCGAGCACATCTTGCTCGGCCTCATCCACGAGGGTGAGGGCGTCGCCAGCAAGGCGCTGGAGTCGCTCGGCATCTCGCTGGAGCAGGTCCGCGAGCAGGTCCAGGACATCATCGGTCCCGGCCAGCAGGCGCCCACCGGCCACATCCCCTTCACGCCGCGGGCGAAGAAAGTGCTCGAGCTCTCGCTGCGCGAGGCGCTCCAGCTCGGCCACAACTACATCGGCACCGAGCACATCCTGCTCGGCCTCATCCGTGAGGGCGAGGGCGTGGCCGCCCAGGTCCTCGTCAAGCTCGGCGCGGACCTCGGCCGGGTGCGGCAGACCGTCATCCAGCTCATCTCGGGCTACCAGGGTGGCAAGGAGGGCCAGGCCGCCGGTGTCGGCGCCAGCTCCGGTCCCGCCGAGGGGCAGCCCGCCGGCTCGCTCGTCCTCGACCAGTTCGGCCGCAACCTCACTCAGGCCGCGCGCGACAACACCCTCGACCCGATCGTCGGTCGCGACAAGGAGATCGAGCGGGTCATGCAGACCCTCTCGCGCCGGACGAAGAACAACCCGGTCCTCGTCGGCGAGCCCGGCGTCGGCAAGTCCTCCATCGTCGAGGGCCTGGCCAGCAAGATCGTCGAGGGTGACGTCCCCGAGACGCTCAAGGACAAGCAGCTCTACACGCTCGACCTCGGCTCGCTCGTCGCCGGCAGCCGCTACCGCGGTGACTTCGAGGAGCGCCTCAAGAAGGTGCTCAAGGAGATCAAGACGCGCGGCGACATCATCCTCTTCATCGACGAGATCCACACCCTCGTCGGGGCAGGTGCCGCAGAGGGCGCGATCGACGCGGCGAGCATCCTCAAGCCGATGCTCGCGCGTGGTGAGCTCCAGACGATCGGCGCGACGACGCTCGACGAGTACCGCAAGCACATCGAGAAGGACTCGGCGCTCGAGCGTCGCTTCCAGCCCATCCAGGTCGACGAGCCGTCGATCGCGGACGCCATCGACATGCTCAAGAAGTTGCGTGACCGATACGAGGCGCACCACGGCGTGACGATCACCGACGAGGCGATCGTCTCCGCGGTGACCCTCTCAGACCGCTATGTCAACGACCGCTTCCTCCCGGACAAGGCGATCGACCTCATCGACGAGGCCGGCGCGCGCCTGCGCATCTTCCGCCTCTCCGCCCCCCCGGCGGCCAAGGAGGTCGACGAGAAGATCGCGGCCGTCCGTCGCGACAAGGAGTCGGCCATCGACGGTCAGGACTTCGAGCTCGCCGCGCGGCTGCGTGACGACGAGAAGAACCTGCTTAAGGAGAAGGCCACCCTCGAGGAGGAGTGGAAGTCCGGTCGTCTCGACGAGGCCGTCCAGCTCGACGAGGAGCATGTCGCGGAGATCCTCACGATGAGCACCGGCGTGCCCGTCGGCAAGCTGAGCGAGAACGACGCGACCCGCCTGCTCAAGATGGAGGAGGAGCTGCACAAGCGCGTCATCGGCAACGACCTCGCGATCAAGGCGCTCTCGCAGTCCATCCGCCGCACCCGCGCCGGTCTGAAGGACCCGCGTCGCCCGGGAGGTTCGTTCATCTTCGCCGGCCCGACCGGTGTGGGTAAGACCGAGCTCGCCAAGGCGCTCGCCGAGTTCCTCTTCGGTGACGAGGACGCGCTCATCACCCTCGACATGTCGGAGTTCTCCGAGAAGCACACGGCGAGCCGTCTCTTCGGCAGCCCGCCCGGCTACGTCGGTTACGACGAGGGCGGCCAGCTCACCGAGAAGGTGCGCCGCAAGCCCTTCTCCGTCGTGCTCTTCGACGAGGTGGAGAAGGCGCACCCCGACATCTTCAACAGCCTGCTCCAGGTGCTCGAGGAGGGACGACTCACCGACTCCCAGGGTCGCGTCGTCGACTTCAAGAACACCGTGATCATCATGACGACCAACCTCGGCTCGCGTGAGATCAAGGCGGTCTCGCTCGGCTTCGCCGCGGGCACGGACTCGGGCACCGAGTACGAGAAGATGAAGGCCTCGGTCACCTCGGCGCTGCGCGACCACTTCCGCCCGGAGTTCCTCAACCGGGTCGACGAGACCATCGTCTTCCCGCGCCTCACCGAGGCCGAGATCGTCCAGATCGTCGACCTCGAGATCGCCAAGCTCGACACGCGCCTCAAGGACAAGGACATGGGCATCGAGCTCACGCCCGCGGCCAAGGCGCTGCTCGCGCACCGCGGCTACGACCCGGCCCTCGGCGCCCGTCCGCTCAAGCGGACGATCCAGCGCGAGATCGAGGACCAGATCGCCGAGAAGATCATCTTCGGCGAGCTGACCCCGGGCACGATCATCGGCGTCGACATCGAGGGTGAGGGCAAGTCGGCGAACTTCACCTTCGCCGGCACGCACAAGCCGGACGTCGACGACGTCGCGGTCGCGGTCGTGACCGGCGAGGCCGGCCCCGCCCCGCAGGGCTGA
- a CDS encoding Fpg/Nei family DNA glycosylase: MPEGHTLHRIARDLDAAFAGAPARFSSPQGRFADGAALLDGGEVVEARAHGKHLFVEVDSHETRILHVHLGLIGTFTIDADPYAGERPVVGMVRARIENDAHVADLRGPMTCAVITPEDEAAVHAKLGPDPLRDVTGDRAWERVTRSKKSIAALLMDQAVLAGVGNVYRCEVLFRAGVDPMTPGTRLRRETWDEIWADLRRLLPLGVATSRIVTLPEQVEQIETALAKGEEVYLTERDSFVYKRTGEPCLVCGTPVSATDVAGRTLYWCATCQTGR, from the coding sequence GTGCCCGAGGGCCACACCCTCCACCGGATCGCCCGCGACCTCGACGCCGCGTTCGCCGGTGCGCCGGCCCGCTTCAGCTCGCCGCAGGGACGATTCGCCGACGGCGCCGCGCTGCTCGACGGGGGCGAGGTCGTCGAGGCCCGGGCGCACGGCAAGCACCTTTTCGTCGAGGTGGACTCCCACGAGACCCGCATCCTGCACGTCCACCTCGGGCTCATCGGCACCTTCACGATCGACGCGGACCCCTACGCCGGAGAGCGCCCGGTCGTCGGCATGGTCCGCGCCCGGATCGAGAACGACGCGCACGTCGCCGACCTCCGCGGCCCGATGACGTGCGCGGTCATCACCCCCGAGGACGAGGCGGCGGTCCACGCGAAGCTCGGTCCCGACCCTCTTCGCGATGTCACCGGCGACCGCGCCTGGGAGCGGGTCACCCGCTCGAAGAAGTCGATCGCCGCACTCCTCATGGACCAGGCCGTCCTCGCCGGGGTGGGCAACGTCTACCGCTGCGAGGTCCTCTTCCGGGCCGGGGTCGACCCGATGACGCCGGGCACACGGTTGCGCCGCGAGACATGGGACGAGATCTGGGCCGACCTGCGCCGCCTGCTGCCGCTCGGCGTCGCGACGAGCCGGATCGTCACCCTGCCGGAGCAGGTCGAGCAGATCGAGACGGCCCTGGCGAAGGGGGAGGAGGTTTACCTCACGGAGCGCGACAGCTTCGTCTACAAGCGCACCGGGGAGCCGTGCCTCGTCTGCGGGACGCCGGTCTCGGCGACCGATGTCGCGGGACGCACCCTCTACTGGTGCGCCACCTGCCAGACCGGCCGCTGA